The DNA window GGCCGCACCCGCGGGTACAAGGTCCTTCTTGACCATGTTGCGGTAGATGTCGACGGCCTTGCGCATCTGAGGCGTATCGAGCGTCGCCGTCTTGCTGTCGGCCGAGAGAATATCGGCGCCCGCACCCCAGACGAGCGGCGTGAAGGTGAAGATCATGCAGCCGCCGCAGCCGCCGCCGGAGAAATAGAAACCGTATGTGTCTTCACCCAATGCCCTTATCCTCTCCGCATTGGCGGTGATTTCGTCCCAGCTCACCGGCGCCTTTTCCGGGTCGAGACCGGCCTTCTTGTAGAGATCCTTGTTCCAGGCGAAGACCGAGGTCTCGACCGAAAGCGGCAGGCCGTAAATCTTGTCCTCGTATGTGCCGAGGCGGACATGCGATGGCGAAAGCGAGTTGAAATAGGGCAGCGACTTCGCCCAGTCCGTCAGGTCTTCCAACTGCCCGGCGGCGGCAAAGGCAGGGTTATAGATGAGATCCATCGAAAGCGCGTCGGGCGCCTGTCCGCCGGCAATCGCCGTCGCATATTTCTGCACCAGCTCGGAGAACGGCACTTCGGTCATCACGACCTTGTTCTCATGGCTCGAATTATAGGCCTCGACAACCTTCTTGAAGGCGTCGCCGATCCCCGAGCGAAC is part of the Rhizobium bangladeshense genome and encodes:
- a CDS encoding ABC transporter substrate-binding protein — protein: MIKRLLAATGIATLCLVSAASAAENVEMWVRSGIGDAFKKVVEAYNSSHENKVVMTEVPFSELVQKYATAIAGGQAPDALSMDLIYNPAFAAAGQLEDLTDWAKSLPYFNSLSPSHVRLGTYEDKIYGLPLSVETSVFAWNKDLYKKAGLDPEKAPVSWDEITANAERIRALGEDTYGFYFSGGGCGGCMIFTFTPLVWGAGADILSADSKTATLDTPQMRKAVDIYRNMVKKDLVPAGAASDNGTNFLTFTNGKIGQQSLGAFAIGTLVTQHPEINFGVTLIPGVDGKPSSFAGGDNFVITKGTKKIDAVKDFLGYIYSEDGQKVMAKYGSLPTRGDIADKVLEGLDPRMQVGLNAISVAKTPYTLQFNDLINSANGPWATFTNAAIFGDDVDGAFSSAQSEMQSIIDSGQ